A single Euwallacea similis isolate ESF13 chromosome 1, ESF131.1, whole genome shotgun sequence DNA region contains:
- the LOC136413554 gene encoding cytochrome P450 9e2-like: protein MLLILGFLTVVAFIAAWYHLLRKTRYWSNQGVNQTNPIPLFGDGWEVIFGKINIADWLQNTYNLYPNARYIGCYNFTAPSLMIRDPDLIKQITVKDFDSFPNHSEFTDAESDPLWSKNLFALKDERWREMRHVMSPTFTSSKIKVIYTLISEAAEDFVKYFQNSSSNGAVLELEMKDVFTRFTNDVIASAAFGIKVDSLRYRDNTFYLEGKKITNFSGFINIMKFFALQTVPKLCKYLGIKFFSNATRIYMTNIIEETIKMRQEKNIIRPDIIQTLLDAAKAGNLSEKGTIDGKGKRSVEISLEDITSQVVIFFLAGFDSVSTAISFAAYELAVNKEIQDKLREEIRQTSQKGKVTYDALQQMKYLDMVLSEVLRKWPPTPFLDRVCSKPYTIEPINKEEKSITIAPNTEIWLPVYALHHDSQYYPEPEKFIPERFSEENKGSINSYVYAPFGFGPRSCIGNRFALIEVKALLYNLLLSFEIVPVKKTQIPLVLETGIQTNAKGGFWLGFKRIES from the exons ATGCTGCTGATACTTGGTTTCCTTACTGTTGTTGCCTTCATAGCAGCATGGTACCATTTACTAAGAAAGACAAGGTACTGGTCAAACCAGGGGGTAAACCAGACCAATCCTATACCCCTCTTTGGTGATGGTTGGGAAgttattttcggaaaaataaatattgctgACTGGTTACAGAATACCTATAATTTATATCCAAATGCCAG ATACATTGGTTGTTACAACTTCACAGCTCCGAGTCTAATGATAAGAGATCCCGACCTGATCAAACAGATCACAGTGAAAGATTTCGACAGTTTTCCCAATCATTCGGAATTTACCGACGCTGAAAGTGATCCTCTTTGGTCCAAAAATCTATTTGCTCTTAAAG ATGAACGATGGAGGGAAATGAGGCACGTGATGAGTCCAACTTTCACCAGCAGCAAGATCAAAGTCATCTACACTTTGATATCTGAAGCTGCCGAAgattttgtgaaatattttcaaaactcttCAAGCAATGGGGCAGTTCTTGAATTGGAAATGAAGGATGTGTTCACTag atTTACCAACGATGTGATCGCATCAGCTGCCTTCGGGATAAAAGTAGATTCTCTCCGGTACCGTGATAATACCTTTTACCTAGAAGGAAAGAAGATTACCAATTTTTCGGGATTTATCAACATCATGAAATTCTTTGCCTTACAAACCGTTCCCAAGTTATGCAAG tatttggGAATCAAATTCTTCAGCAACGCAACTAGAATTTACATGACTAATATCATTGAGGAGACCATCAAAATGCGgcaagaaaaaaacattattcgACCTGATATAATCCAAACTTTATTGGACGCTGCCAAAGCTGGAAATCTTTCGGAAAAAG GTACCATTGACGGCAAGGGCAAACGCTCAGTGGAAATCTCCCTTGAAGACATCACTTCTCAGGttgtaattttcttcttgGCCGGTTTCGACAGTGTATCAACAGCTATTAGTTTCGCTGCTTATGAGCTGGCTGTTAACAAGGAAATACAAGATAAACTGAGAGAAGAAATCAGGCAAACTTCACAGAAAGGCAAAGTAACCTATGACGCCTTACAGcaaatgaaatatttggaCATGGTTTTGTCTG aggtTCTCAGAAAATGGCCACCAACACCCTTTCTCGACAGAGTTTGCTCCAAACCTTACACCATCGAACCTATAAACAAAGAAGAGAAAAGTATAACAATTGCTCCAAACACGGAAATTTGGCTACCGGTATATGCCTTGCACCATGACTCTCAGTACTATCCGGAACCAGAGAAATTCATTCCTGAGAGGTTCTCAGAGGAAAATAAAGGCTCCATTAACTCGTACGTGTATGCCCCCTTTGGATTTGGACCACGTAGCTGCATTGGAAATAGGTTTGCTTTGATCGAAGTTAAAGCTCTTCTTTATAATCTTCTTTTGAGTTTTGAAATCGTTCCTGTGAAGAAAACTCAAATTCCTTTAGTCTTGGAAACTGGAATTCAAACCAATGCTAAAGGAGGTTTTTGGTTGGGATTTAAGAGAATTGAATCATAA
- the LOC136413569 gene encoding uncharacterized protein encodes MEDSRSLVTVFLQKIFHDRQHVIDRTYQLIYDYNNGDRLKAEYEKTLKGICTLLGQEIPNHVLVYLLTLVDMPLDLAESDDSQLKPLIEKIKILEELQKTQNCLTDDIKPHLEGAGTRRIEENLKTQPQETTFNAGISKGRTAKKREEFRSRKVSSLLDLAAVAVVKNHSKLKKTYQRKFDKAWKVVNSNKCRGALLEQCYETLRDLNKKRKLLRDIENDNITEEVVADLYQDVDIFLKEKHVYEVVNMDFFECASQWSMEAISREFT; translated from the coding sequence ATGGAAGATTCAAGATCTCTGGTAACAGTATTCCTGCAAAAAATCTTCCACGACCGTCAACACGTCATCGATCGCACCTACCAGTTGATCTACGACTACAACAACGGAGACAGATTGAAGGCCGAATACGAGAAGACTCTCAAGGGCATCTGCACTTTATTGGGCCAAGAAATCCCCAACCATGTGCTGGTCTATTTGCTCACTTTAGTGGACATGCCTCTGGATTTGGCAGAATCTGATGACAGTCAGCTGAAGCCTCTTATTgagaagataaaaattttagaggAGCTTCAGAAAACTCAAAACTGCTTGACCGATGACATTAAGCCGCATTTGGAAGGTGCTGGAACTAGAAGGATCGAAGAAAATCTGAAGACCCAACCTCAAGAAACTACTTTCAATGCGGGTATCAGCAAAGGGAGAACCGCAAAAAAACGCGAGGAATTTCGTAGTCGCAAGGTCTCGAGTCTTCTGGATCTTGCAGCAGTGGCGGTGGTGAAGAATCACtccaaactaaaaaaaacgtaTCAGAGGAAGTTTGACAAAGCTTGGAAGGTAGTGAATTCTAACAAATGTAGAGGGGCGCTGTTGGAACAGTGCTACGAAACTTTGAGGGATTTGAACAAGAAAAGGAAACTGTTGAGGGACATTGAGAACGATAATATCACGGAGGAGGTGGTGGCTGATTTATACCAAGATGTGGACATATTCCTGAAGGAGAAGCACGTGTATGAGGTAGttaatatggatttttttgagTGTGCCTCGCAATGGTCAATGGAAGCTATATCAAGGGAGTTTACTTGA
- the LOC136413561 gene encoding gastrula zinc finger protein XlCGF8.2DB-like, whose protein sequence is MSASTPSYWHLGPLLSEVKPESLRKPYSQPHIIPKQDLPAPHDASYNPNEPFLSFASDTNNEAILEIGNNLSPAQSSIKSTEKLEERPFKCDKPNCNKTFLLKHHLATHEKTHTGERPHVCIHCGKSFTHKYCLNTHLVLHTKERPHQCVECNKRFTLKHHLISHINVHKRVKPFLCVECGKSFPLRKQLITHEKFHKGERPFCCSECGDTFAQENHLIMHLRFHGSLTSFVCRECGATFTRKFELDNHEKLHGKEPLVCSICKKEFLQKRTLATHMRSHENKTSCRYCGEQFPTDNSSGVAQTILHFCLKETKPQKPTKTRALSKLMNKKYFCDICFRKFEAKHGLTQHRKRQHKIGGNLFTCHCCNKSFREKGELLSHKHNV, encoded by the exons ATGAGCGCGTCAACCCCATCTTATTGGCATTTGGGGCCGCTTTTAAGTGAAGTGAAACCTGAATCCCTAAGAAAACCCTATTCCCAACCCCATATAATCCCCAAACAAGATCTCCCCGCCCCTCATGATGCTTCATACAACCCCAATGAGCCCTTTTTATCATTTGCCTCTGACACCAACAATGAAGCAATATTAGAAATTGGCAATAATCTTTCTCCTGCTCAATCGTCTATAAAGAGCACTGAAAAATTAGAAGAGCGCCCTTTTAAGTGTGATAAACCCAActgcaataaaacatttttattaaaacaccATTTAGCAACCCATGAGAAGACTCACACTGGGGAAAGACCTCACGTCTGTATTCACTGTGGTAAGAGTTTTACACATAAATATTGTCTCAACACACATTTAGTGTTGCACACTAAAGAGAGGCCCCATCAATGTGTTGAATGTAATAAAAGGTTTACTTTGAAACATCACTTAATTAGCCATATTaat GTTCATAAAAGGGTCAAACCATTTTTATGTGTTGAATGTGGCAAGAGTTTCCCTTTGAGGAAACAACTTATCACACATGAAAAGTTCCATAAAGGAGAGAGACCTTTTTGTTGCAGTGAATGTGGAGATACTTTTGCGCAAGAAAATCATTTG ATAATGCACTTAAGATTCCATGGCTCTTTAACATCCTTTGTATGTAGAGAATGTGGGGCCACATTTACAAGAAAATTCGAGCTTGACAATCATGAAAAATTGCATGGAAAAGAGCCTTTAGTGTGCAGTATTTGCAAGAAAGAATTTTTACAGAAACGTACTTTAGCTACTCATATGCG ATCTCATGAAAACAAGACTTCCTGCCGCTATTGCGGTGAGCAATTTCCTACAGATAATTCATCAGGGGTTGCCCAAACTATACTACATTTTTGCTTGAAGGAAACGAAACCGCAGAAACCGACAAAAACGCGTGCTCTATCAaagttaatgaataaaaagtatttttgtgatatttgTTTTCGGAAGTTTGAGGCTAAGCACGGGCTTACTCAGCATAGAAAGAGGCAACACAAGATAGGGGGCAATTTATTTACCTGCCATTGTTGCAATAAGAGTTTTAGGGAAAAGGGCGAATTGTTGTCTCATAAGCACAATGTGTAA
- the LOC136413115 gene encoding girdin-like — translation MTTTVLACIAVTIVVSANMSIIPKSQYAWPTRAPEQASAMKQPAEETEDRCEKGKKSNRKVIDFQEPLFTTVHKKKEVDFETIRKRVFRRGNPEREDTKQLANILNHLNSAKPKIKVHEFVNLVSKFTCDNGQTMRQVMEDDLVSFRKMVTKVYENMTEDVSDVLVNEQIQTVQFYQDRYDMFNDKMMWMISEIFQMIPDFDFEKYAKDKKEFLEVVCPTPELVQRDNEDVQKRQEVFHRLQWLKTEEKRLAEENSRLEERLEELKKQHKKETMLISMKSEIMEQKMRDLENEELKKQEHLRELASILDENIVRTETFFRVEEDEGNRLTKPSEEKNRCSDNKADLDWSSLTARNIEERAVRKMVKYRSKFTDEKKSMRRRQRQLDKNTRLLGPPSPKDDSGLFSLGCMEEKIVQ, via the exons ATGACCACTACCGTTTTGGCCTGTATAGCTGTTACCATAGTCGTGTCGGCA AACATGTCGATAATCCCAAAGTCCCAATATGCATGGCCCACGCGGGCTCCCGAGCAAGCCTCAGCTATGAAGCAGCCCGCAGAAGAAACTGAGGATCGATGTGAAAAGGGGAAGAAATCTAATAGGAAAGTTATCGATTTTCAGGAGCCTCTCTTTACTACTGTACACAAGAAGAAAG AAGTAGACTTTGAGACCATTAGGAAGAGAGTTTTTAGAAGGGGAAACCCGGAAAGGGAGGACACAAAGCAACTGGCCAATATTCTGAACCACTTAAACTCCGCCAAACCCAAGATAAAAGTTCATGAATTTGTGAATTTGGTGTCCAAATTTACATGTGATAATG GGCAAACCATGCGACAAGTAATGGAAGATGATCTAGTTTCGTTCAGGAAAATGGTCACCAAAGTGTACGAAAATATGACCGAAGACGTGAGTGATGTCCTGGTGAACGAACAAATCCAAACAGTCCAATTCTACCAAGACCGATACGACATGTTCAACGACAAAATGATGTGGATGATAAGCGAAATATTCCAGATGATCCCCGACTTCGATTTCGAGAAATACGCTAAAGACAAAAAAGAGTTCCTCGAGGTCGTCTGCCCCACCCCCGAGCTG GTTCAACGGGACAATGAAGACGTGCAAAAACGACAAGAAGTTTTCCATAGGCTGCAATGGTTGAAGACCGAGGAGAAACGATTAGCCGAAGAAAACTCAAG GTTAGAAGAGCGGCTTGAGGAGCTGAAGAAGCAGCACAAGAAAGAGACCATGCTTATTTCAATGAAGTCCGAAATAATGGAGCAAAAGATGCGCGATCTCGAGAACGAAGAGCTGAAGAAACAAGAGCA cCTCAGAGAACTGGCAAGCATCTTGGATGAGAACATTGTGCGcactgaaactttttttcgaGTGGAGGAGGACGAGGGCAACAGGCTGACTAAGCCTAGCGAAGAAAAGAATCGATGTTCGGACAACAAGGCTGATCTGGACTGGTCTTCCCTTACTGCCAGGAACATAGAGGAAAGAGCTGTCAGGAAAATGGTTAAATATAGGAGCAAATTTACCGACGAGAAGAAGAGCATGAGACGCCGACAAAGGCAGCTCGACAAAAAC ACGAGGCTTCTCGGGCCACCGTCCCCGAAAGATGATTCAGGACTCTTCTCGCTGGGTTGTATGGAGGAGAAAATTGTTCAGTAA
- the LOC136413590 gene encoding centrosomal protein 20: MNETTEADLLQAIKESLQKDGTLGRFKGEIRAAVMNVLNKNSSNQSEEPPKIPDETKLINELIREYLVWNGYFYADQVLGAESSQCGERVSRDVLTAKLGVLDDSKTAKIPLLYYIVSAFQANEED, from the exons ATGAACGAGACTACTGAAGCGGATTTGCTACAAG CTATTAAAGAATCCCTGCAAAAAGACGGCACTTTGGGCCGTTTCAAAGGAGAAATCCGAGCTGCAGTGATGAacgttttaaacaaaaattcctcCAACCAAAGCGAAGAACCGCCGAAAATCCCTGACGAGACCAAGTTGATTAATGAATTGATCAGAGAGTACTTAGTATGGAATGGATACTTTTATGCTGATCAAGTCTTAGGGGCAG AATCAAGTCAATGTGGTGAAAGAGTGAGTAGAGATGTGTTAACCGCCAAATTGGGAGTCCTGGACGATTCGAAGACGGCCAAAATACCACTGCTGTACTACATTGTCTCCGCCTTTCAGGCTAATGAAGAGGATTAA
- the PAN2 gene encoding PAN2-PAN3 deadenylation complex catalytic subunit PAN2: MYFDNSGLAVVDPSEPPPGMVGLDSEYIQTQCVLADGAERFGVSSLTFDRHEELLWMGNQGGHLTSYYTGAMSKYTSFQIHAHEEVRQILTVDEGLLALTASSLRYQIRRGIPIYTHVSSNMSDMQCMLQVSPTRLIMGGHRDKLIDFNLQICKETQVIEVPEAASVMLRLHSRYICCGSPSGSIQLRDRNSLKLEHTLETHNGSLSDFDVQGNLLVTCGFSSRLGNLAVDRFLMVYDLRMLRAVSPMQTVIDPLYLRFLPSITSQLVVVSVGGQVQLLDTIALAEPKICLLQVDCPASMVLSFDVSSTNQALAFGDSGGQIHLFSTTEDPIFNSYSRATEFPDPVVQYPSFAIDDYSTPLSSIPVAYDPADLPLASEWASQLTRYTYRRPPGIDSEILRTMKMQGPIGYAPNPKHIRRNQVSYYLGQNGHSAKTCLVKSPQNQESEGTFIAIPKRYRKVDMKFNKMGQDEFQFDNYNKTCLAGLEALLPNAYCNAVIQILYYIEPLRAALLSHLCSKEFCLSCELGFLFYMMSHSAPNHPCQPGNFLRAFRTVPEASALGLMLSDLAPDAKQKTDLGALIQNWNRFVLHQMHVELSETRKRNEEKKGRPPKPFVYKEIDFPVISNERTRKHSAVEVSNEIEEEKREDVSEIGNIFGSKQAHKNCCLKCAEEVKRESVILACNLVYPTNEPEREEWSFCEILNRSLCPQQVTPAWCEKCGKFTPTSQSRVMESLPKVLSVNTGLHSQQHKQFWQTQMDKIVAKLSVTDISKPVTPTVTPTNTPSSKPCRYGDHCSRPGCRFRHSFDNTPPPVPSNNPYCSNNWLPHDISMNLYGSKLEVVKLSGNNDEIEDKDATQNSPYKEEKKRSGDQSLETKNYELSAVVCYINDQNVADKKNLVALIKVPQSYLKNKDCGNHKWYLFNDFSICPVPAQEAVWFSLDWKIPCVLFYSSTDLAETKYDICHPLSREVFTEDNCIARSGGTRGISFTPLQDNELLNAGDLVAIDAEFVTLNQEEAELRSDGKMSTVKPSQMSVARITCIRGQGPGEGTPFIDDYISTQEQVVDYLTKFSGIKPGDLDANFSSKHLTTLKSTYVKLRYLQDSGVVFVGHGLKNDFRVINLVVPPNQIVDTVQLFHLKHHRMVSLRFLAWHFLGIKIQSETHDSIEDARAALQLYKKYRDLEQMNKVGEALAELYEIGEHLKWKVPEEQH; encoded by the exons ATGTATTTTGATAATTCTGGT TTGGCTGTTGTCGATCCTTCAGAACCTCCTCCAGGGATGGTGGGGTTGGATAGTGAATACATTCAAACTCAGTGTGTTCTGGCAGATGGTGCAGAGCGATTTGGCGTTTCTTCTTTAACATTTGACAGGCACGAAGAATTATTATGGATGGGCAACCAAGGG ggGCATCTCACCTCCTATTACACTGGAGCAATGTCAAAATACACCTCCTTTCAAATCCACGCTCACGAAGAAGTAAGGCAAATACTGACAGTAGATGAAGGACTATTAGCCTTAACAGCTAGTAGCTTAAGATATCAAATCCGAAGAGGAATTCCTATTTATACTCATGT ATCATCCAATATGTCTGATATGCAGTGTATGTTGCAAGTCTCCCCCACAAGACTGATCATGGGTGGCCACAGGGATAAATTGAtcgattttaatttgcaaatttgtaaAGAAACCCAAGTG ATAGAGGTACCTGAAGCTGCATCTGTAATGCTGCGTCTCCACTCTAGATACATTTGCTGTGGCAGCCCATCAGGCTCAATTCAGCTTCGCGATCGCAACAGTTTGAAGTTAGAACACACTCTTGAAACACACAATGGCAGTTTGAGTGACTTTGATGTTCAAGGAAATCTTCTGGTGACATGCGGTTTTAGTAGCAG GTTGGGCAATTTGGCTGTAGACCGTTTTCTTATGGTCTACGATTTGCGCATGCTGCGTGCAGTATCTCCAATGCAAACTGTGATAGATCCTTTATATTTGCGCTTTTTGCCTTCTATAACGTCCCAGTTGGTGGTAGTTTCTGTTGGAGGACAAGTGCAACTACTAGACACAATCGCTTTGGCGGAGCcaaaaatctgtctacttCAAGTTGATTGTCCAG CTTCCATGGTGCTTTCCTTCGACGTCTCTTCAACCAATCAGGCTTTAGCATTCGGGGATAGCGGTGGCCAAATCCACCTATTCTCTACCACCGAGGACCCTATTTTCAATTCCTATTCCCGGGCTACCGAATTTCCTGACCCAGTAGTGCAATATCCTAGTTTCGCAATCGACGATTACAGCACCCCACTGTCATCCATCCCAGTGGCGTATGATCCTGCGGACTTGCCTTTGGCTTCTGAATGGGCCTCGCAATTGACTCGATACACTTACAG GAGACCTCCAGGGATTGACTCGGAGATTCTGCGTACAATGAAGATGCAAGGACCCATTGGGTATGCTCCGAATCCTAAGCACATTCGTCGGAACCAA GTGTCCTACTACTTAGGGCAAAATGGACATTCGGCCAAGACGTGTTTAGTGAAAAGTCCGCAGAATCAGGAAAGCGAGGGTACGTTTATAGCGATTCCCAAGAGGTACCGAAAAGTGGACATGAAGTTCAATAAGATGGGCCAGGACGAATTCCAGTTCGACAACTACAACAAGACATGTTTAGCAGGATTGGAAGCATTATTACCAAATGCCTACTGCAATGCTGTTATACAG ATTCTCTACTACATCGAGCCTCTTCGCGCTGCTCTACTCTCTCACTTGTGCTCCAAGGAGTTCTGTCTCTCATGCGAACTCGGTTTCCTATTCTACATGATGTCCCACAGCGCCCCCAATCATCCCTGCCAGCCCGGCAATTTTTTGCGTGCATTTCGCACCGTTCCAGAAGCCTCAGCCCTTGGTCTGATGCTTAGCGATCTGGCACCCGATGCCAAACAAAAGACCGATTTAGGAGCTCTCATACAG AATTGGAATAGGTTTGTTTTACATCAAATGCATGTGGAACTGAGCGAAACTAGGAAGAGGAATGAGGAGAAGAAAGGAAGACCTCCAAAGCCATTTGTTTATAAAGAGATCGATTTTCCTGTTATTTCCAACGAGCGCACCAGGAAACATTCTG CTGTGGAAGTTAGTAATGAGATAGAGGAGGAGAAACGGGAAGATGTTTCGGAGATTGGAAACATATTTGGTTCAAAGCAGGCCCATAAGAACTGTTGTCTTAAATGCGCAGAGGAAGTAAAAAGAGAGTCGGTTATTTTAGCTTGTAATTTA gtTTACCCAACAAATGAACCAGAAAGGGAAGAGTGGAGTTTTtgcgaaattttaaatcgGTCTTTGTGCCCTCAACAAGTCACCCCTGCTTGGTGCGAAAAGTGCGGGAAATTTACTCCTACTTCACAAAGCAGAGTAATGGAG TCTCTCCCGAAAGTGCTCTCAGTTAACACCGGCCTCCATTCTCAGCAACACAAACAATTCTGGCAAACTCAAATGGATAAAATCGTGGCCAAACTGTCCGTCACAGACATCTCAAA GCCTGTTACTCCTACAGTGACACCAACTAATACGCCCTCTTCTAAGCCCTGTCGATATGGCGATCACTGTTCTCGCCCTGGATGCAGATTTAGGCACAGTTTCGACAACACACCTCCTCCTGTACCTTCAAACAATCCCTATTGCAGTAATAATTGGCTGCCCCATGatatatcaatgaatttgtACGGGTCTAAATTGGAGGTTGTTAAATTGAGTGGTAATAATGATGAG atCGAAGATAAAGATGCCACTCAAAACAGCCCATACAAGGAAGAGAAAAAGCGATCTGGGGACCAGAGTTTGGAAACAAAGAACTATGAGCTGAGTGCTGTAGTTTGTTACATCAATGACCAAAACGTAGCTGACAAGAAAAACCTCGTGGCACTGATCAAAGTGCCTCAGTCGTACTTGAAAAACAAAGACTGTGGAAATCACAAATGGTACCTATTCAACGACTTTAG TATTTGCCCAGTTCCTGCTCAAGAAGCAGTGTGGTTCAGTCTGGATTGGAAAATCCCATGTGTTTTATTCTACTCAAGCACTGATTTGGCGGAAACTAAATACGACATTTGTCATCCTTTATCTCGG GAGGTGTTTACCGAGGATAACTGCATTGCCAGGTCGGGAGGTACAAGGGGAATATCTTTCACCCCATTGCAAGACAACGAATTGTTAAATGCGGGGGATTTGGTGGCGATAGATGCGGAATTCGTCACACTAAATCAAGAAGAAGCAGAGTTACGCAGTGATGGAAAAATGTCCACTGTGAAGCCTTCGCAGATGTCAGTGGCCAGGATTACGTGTATTAGAGG GCAAGGCCCAGGGGAGGGTACACCTTTCATCGACGATTACATCTCCACTCAGGAACAGGTAGTGGACTACCTCACCAAATTTTCAGGGATTAAACCAGGAGACTTGGATGCCAACTTCAGTTCTAAGCATTTAACAACTCTGAAATCCACCTACGTTAAGCTGAGATATCTTCAAGACAGCGGAGTTGTTTTTGTGGGGCACGGATTGAAGAACGACTTTAG AGTAATAAATTTAGTGGTTCCTCCTAACCAAATCGTGGACACAGTGCAGCTCTTCCATCTAAAGCACCATAGAATGGTCTCTCTCAGATTTCTAGCCTGGCATTTTCTAG GTATTAAAATCCAGTCTGAAACTCACGACTCTATTGAAGATGCTAGAGCAGCTCTTCAATTATATAAGAAATATCGGGACTTGGAACAAATGAACAAAGTAGGGGAAGCTCTGGCTGAGTTGTACGAAATAGGGGAACATCTGAAGTGGAAAGTTCCCGAGGAGCAGCACTGA
- the Ypel gene encoding protein yippee-like 2 isoform X1 — protein MLNCFRCDGSAWPAVSPERRPPSVAPPAAMVKTFQAYLPPQCHRTYSCIHCRAHLANHDELISKSFQGSQGRAYLFNSVVNVGCGPAEERVLLTGLHAVADIYCECCKTTLGWKYEHAFESSQKYKEGKFIIELAHMIKENGWD, from the exons ATGCTGAATTGCTTTAG GTGTGACGGGTCCGCATGGCCCGCGGTGTCGCCAGAGCGCCGTCCGCCATCCGTCGCCCCGCCCGCCGCCATGGTGAAGACATTTCAGGCCTATTTGCCTCCTCAGTGTCATCGCACCTACTCGTGCATACACTGTCGAGCCCACCTTGCCAACCACGATGAGCTCATCTCCAAG tcattcCAAGGCTCCCAGGGTCGAGcatatttattcaattctgT AGTGAATGTCGGCTGCGGTCCGGCAGAAGAAAGAGTTCTACTGACAGGACTGCACGCCGTAGCTGACATCTACTGTGAATGCTGCAAAACCACCTTAGGCTGGAAATAC GAACACGCCTTCGAATCAAGCCAGAAATACAAAGAAGGCAAATTCATAATCGAATTAGCCCACATGATCAAGGAGAATGGATGGGACTGA
- the Ypel gene encoding protein yippee-like 2 isoform X2, whose translation MVKTFQAYLPPQCHRTYSCIHCRAHLANHDELISKSFQGSQGRAYLFNSVVNVGCGPAEERVLLTGLHAVADIYCECCKTTLGWKYEHAFESSQKYKEGKFIIELAHMIKENGWD comes from the exons ATGGTGAAGACATTTCAGGCCTATTTGCCTCCTCAGTGTCATCGCACCTACTCGTGCATACACTGTCGAGCCCACCTTGCCAACCACGATGAGCTCATCTCCAAG tcattcCAAGGCTCCCAGGGTCGAGcatatttattcaattctgT AGTGAATGTCGGCTGCGGTCCGGCAGAAGAAAGAGTTCTACTGACAGGACTGCACGCCGTAGCTGACATCTACTGTGAATGCTGCAAAACCACCTTAGGCTGGAAATAC GAACACGCCTTCGAATCAAGCCAGAAATACAAAGAAGGCAAATTCATAATCGAATTAGCCCACATGATCAAGGAGAATGGATGGGACTGA